The proteins below come from a single Lodderomyces elongisporus chromosome 3, complete sequence genomic window:
- the NOP56 gene encoding snoRNP complex protein nop56, whose protein sequence is MAGLDYLLFEEAAGYAIFKVTIQQDVVASKSKEVQEASNDLAKFSKMIELVSFAPFKGAAQALENANDISEGLVSEYLKEVLQHNLPKTTKKISLGVSDKNLGPSIKEIFPNVDVLSNETVQDFLRGIRVFGPKLFKDLHDGDLERAQLGLGHAFSRAKVKFSVQKNDNHIIQAIALLDQLDKDINTFSMRVKEWYGWHFPELAKIVPDNYQFARLVLYIKDKSNLTEEDLHDVAAILNDDSGVAQRVIDNAKISMGQDVSEQDMQNVITFAQRVVSLTEYRQQLYKYLTDKMHTVAPNLSTLIGEVVGARLISHAGSLTNLSKQAASTVQILGAEKALFRALKTKGNTPKYGLIYHSSFIGKAGAKNKGRISRYLANKCSIASRIDNYSDEPTTAFGEVLKKQVEDRLKFYDTGSKPMKNSDAIKAALALNASDLVGEDAVMEDAEAEVEESSKEKKDKKEKKEKKEKKEKKEKKDKKEKKEKKRKSDDGEESPKKKKKKTKD, encoded by the coding sequence atGGCTGGATTAGACTACCTTCTTTTTGAGGAGGCCGCAGGATATGCCATTTTTAAAGTGACTATACAACAAGATGTTGTTGCTTCGAAATCAAAAGAAGTGCAAGAAGCTTCGAATGACTTGGCcaagttttccaaaatgaTTGAGCTTGTATCTTTTGCACCATTCAAAGGTGCAGCACAAGCCTTGGAAAATGCCAACGATATCTCTGAAGGTTTAGTATCCGAATACTTGAAAGAAGTTCTTCAACACAATTTACCAAAAACCACCAAAAAGATCAGTTTGGGTGTCTCGGACAAGAACTTGGGTCCTTCCATCAAGGAAATTTTCCCCAACGTTGATGTCTTGTCTAATGAAACAGTACAAGATTTCCTTAGAGGTATCAGAGTGTTTGGTCCTAAATTATTCAAGGACTTGCACGATGGTGATTTGGAAAGAGCACAATTGGGTTTAGGTCACGCTTTTTCAAGAGCCAAGGTTAAGTTCTCCGTGCAGAAAAACGATAACCATATTATTCAAGCCATTGCACTTTTGGACCAATTGGACAAGGATATCAATACTTTTTCAATGAGAGTTAAGGAATGGTACGGTTGGCACTTTCCTGAGTTGGCCAAGATTGTGCCTGATAACTACCAATTTGCCAGATTAGTATTATACATCAAGGACAAGTCTAACCTCACAGAAGAAGATCTCCATGATGTTGCAGCTATTCTCAATGATGACTCTGGTGTTGCACAAAGAGTTATTGACAATGCCAAGATCTCTATGGGTCAAGATGTTAGTGAACAAGATATGCAAAACGTTATCACTTTTGCCCAAAGAGTTGTAAGCTTAACTGAATACAGACAACAATTGTACAAATACCTCACAGACAAGATGCACACCGTTGCACCAAATTTGTCGACATTGATTGGAGAAGTTGTTGGTGCTAGATTAATTTCACATGCCGGTTCATTAACCAATCTTTCCAAACAAGCCGCATCTACTGTGCAGATATTGGGTGCTGAAAAAGCTTTGTTCAGGGCTTTGAAGACAAAGGGTAACACACCAAAATACGGTTTGATCTACCATTCGTCATTTATTGGCAAAGCTGGTGCAAAGAATAAGGGTAGAATCTCGAGGTATTTGGCCAACAAGTGTTCTATTGCTTCCAGGATAGATAACTACAGTGACGAGCCAACCACTGCATTTGGTGAAGTGTTGAAGAAACAAGTTGAGGACCGTTTGAAATTCTACGACACTGGATCAAAACCAATGAAAAACTCAGATGCTATTAAGGCTGCTTTGGCATTGAATGCATCCGATTTAGTTGGTGAAGATGCTGTGATGGAAGACGCCGAGGCTGAGGTTGAGGAATCAtcgaaggagaagaaagacaagaaggagaagaaggagaagaaggaaaagaaggaaaagaaagagaagaaagacaaaaaagaaaagaaggagaaaaagagaaagtcAGATGACGGAGAAGAGAGCCctaagaagaagaaaaagaagacaaaggATTAG